In one Ananas comosus cultivar F153 linkage group 12, ASM154086v1, whole genome shotgun sequence genomic region, the following are encoded:
- the LOC109718676 gene encoding ribosomal RNA-processing protein 14-C — MKRKKTMAASAAAAPIPPEPDLKALIGEHSLFFDRLVDLIPARFYVPLDDEDRPWYQGLSKAAKACVKIQSRENLKKARRARLDPAAPPSSTVELLSKSIAAAADSNPNPNPNPNPNQGEEEEEDEDEDEAAQAQRPAETMDDRTATDVELRRRLQARIVELRSTRNTRPETINKPKKEKKKKNKSKKKKKKNEEEGGPSSPLGKRKRDEEESNAAPTDISFGKVRSGGEDNQNKGKKKKSKLSKQQELERARRLEAAKKDPEKGEKFAMKHSWKAAASRAAGEKVHDDPKLLKESIKREERSRKKHAEKWKERMETVEKARAEKQKTRADNIRGRAEQKRMRRIEKREKKLMRPGFEGRKEGYING, encoded by the coding sequence atgaagaggaagaaaaccatggccgcctccgccgctgcaGCTCCTATTCCGCCGGAGCCCGACCTCAAAGCCCTAATCGGCGAGCACTCGCTCTTCTTCGATCGGCTGGTGGACTTGATACCGGCGCGGTTCTACGTCCCCTTGGACGACGAGGATCGACCGTGGTACCAGGGCCTCTCTAAGGCCGCCAAGGCCTGCGTCAAGATCCAGTCCCGTGAGAACCTTAAGAAGGCTCGCCGCGCCCGCCTCGACCCCGCCGCTCCCCCCTCCTCCACCGTCGAACTCCTCTCCAAatccatcgccgccgccgccgattccaaccctaaccctaaccctaaccctaaccctaaccagggcgaggaggaggaggaggacgaggatgaggatgaggcgGCGCAGGCTCAGCGGCCGGCGGAGACGATGGATGATCGCACCGCCACCGACGTTGAGCTCCGGCGCCGCCTCCAAGCGCGCATAGTGGAACTCCGGTCCACCCGCAACACCCGTCCCGAGACGATCAACAAgccaaagaaggagaagaagaagaagaataagagcaagaagaagaagaaaaagaatgaggAAGAGGGAGGTCCCTCTTCTCCTCTCGGGAAGCGGAAGAGAGATGAGGAGGAAAGCAATGCTGCCCCAACGGATATCTCCTTTGGGAAGGTTAGGAGTGGTGGTGAGGATAATCAGAataaggggaagaagaagaagtcgaAGTTGTCCAAGCAGCAGGAGTTGGAGCGGGCGAGGCGGCTTGAAGCAGCGAAGAAGGATCCGGAGAAGGGGGAGAAGTTCGCCATGAAGCACTCGTGGAAGGCGGCGGCAAGTAGGGCCGCAGGGGAGAAGGTCCATGACGATCCGAAGCTTTTGAAGGAGAGCATCAAAAGGGAGGAGAGGAGCAGGAAGAAGCACGCAGAGAAGTGGAAGGAGAGGATGGAGACCGTGGAGAAGGCACGAGCGGAGAAGCAGAAGACTAGAGCGGATAATATTAGGGGCAGGGCCGAACAGAAGAGGATGAGGCGTATcgagaagagggagaagaagctcATGCGGCCAGGGTTTGAAGGGCGCAAGGAGGGGTACATTAATGGATAG